The Aminivibrio pyruvatiphilus genome includes a window with the following:
- a CDS encoding EAL domain-containing protein encodes MAEKPQAAADNMEKVVQSAGERVFFRTFLQTMAPVSLLLVLLFAVIFGVLLPLLEKSHMAEKRNLCKNLILVQLHYLDALHREELAGNIPPGEGQARALARIRSLRFGEEDKDYFWILGPERTLLVHPYRTDLEGVNPDTAAGPDGVLLRQLFDRIEIAVSSPERGGIVDYQWHFKDDLNSIAPKTSYVALFEPWNWIVGTGVYIDDAEKSIAAWKMRFVAAGLLSIAAAGAVSLFLSIRAAILGKKAAQADLLDRSLKEKNSELARSESQLALITQIYRNAAEGIIITDAAGRILEVNRAFCAITGYGPEELIGNTPDMLKSDKHGPDFYREMRDALRQDGHWSGEIWDRRKNGEAFPSRLNIFAYRDGEGKVTRHIGVYQDLSELHRSRNLLQHEVNHDGLTGLPNRFLFHDRLSLALSRAREKRRILSVVMIGLDRFGAVNKTLGYPVGDGLLQEAGKRLAGAAAEPGAVARFGGDEFVVLLTGGGTYSSCLRTVERMLAALRNTFSVGDHSCRITASAGVTFFPRDGESPEELLQNASLSMERAKREGGNTWRLFTEDLDRKVQHRMRLEADLRRGFDAGEFHLFYQPRISLEERKTVGLEALLRWTSGDGTMIPPDAFIPLAEEIGEIRALGAFALEKVCLQWVEWSARGMEIPVAVNLSAKQISSQSFVRDVLETVDRTGMNPYLLQFEITESAFMEDPDHAQEVMAELGAKGIRFSLDDFGTGFSSLSKLRMLPISELKIDRSFILDMESEKTRGVVSTMIHLAGSLGMELTFEGVETREQLEKLRSLIPGGMSASIQGYLFSRPLPPERIPQFLASELPDVF; translated from the coding sequence ATGGCGGAAAAACCGCAGGCTGCGGCAGACAACATGGAAAAGGTCGTTCAGTCCGCCGGAGAGCGGGTGTTCTTCCGCACCTTCCTCCAGACCATGGCTCCTGTTTCTCTGCTCCTGGTCCTCCTTTTCGCCGTTATCTTCGGTGTTCTGCTCCCCCTCCTCGAAAAAAGCCACATGGCGGAAAAAAGAAATCTCTGCAAAAACCTCATACTGGTGCAGCTCCATTATCTCGACGCCCTGCACAGGGAGGAACTCGCCGGGAACATCCCGCCGGGGGAGGGACAGGCCCGGGCTCTCGCCCGCATCCGCTCCCTCCGCTTCGGCGAGGAGGACAAGGACTACTTCTGGATCCTCGGACCCGAAAGAACTCTCCTCGTGCACCCCTACCGGACCGACCTCGAGGGCGTGAATCCCGACACCGCCGCCGGCCCGGACGGCGTTCTTCTCCGCCAGCTCTTCGACAGGATCGAAATCGCCGTCTCGTCCCCCGAGCGGGGAGGAATAGTGGATTACCAGTGGCACTTCAAGGACGATCTGAACTCCATCGCCCCGAAAACATCCTACGTGGCCCTTTTCGAACCGTGGAACTGGATCGTGGGAACGGGAGTCTACATCGACGACGCGGAAAAAAGCATCGCCGCGTGGAAAATGCGGTTCGTGGCCGCAGGGCTCCTTTCCATCGCCGCCGCGGGGGCGGTCTCCCTCTTCCTGAGCATCAGGGCGGCCATCCTGGGAAAAAAGGCAGCCCAGGCAGACCTCCTGGACCGGAGCCTGAAGGAAAAAAACAGTGAGCTTGCCCGTTCGGAGAGCCAGCTCGCCCTCATCACCCAGATCTACCGGAACGCCGCCGAGGGAATCATCATCACAGACGCAGCCGGACGCATCCTGGAGGTCAACCGGGCCTTCTGCGCCATCACGGGGTACGGTCCCGAAGAACTGATAGGCAACACCCCGGACATGCTGAAGTCGGACAAGCACGGCCCCGACTTTTACCGGGAAATGCGGGACGCCCTCAGGCAGGACGGCCACTGGTCGGGAGAGATATGGGACCGGCGGAAGAACGGAGAGGCCTTCCCCTCCAGGCTGAACATCTTCGCCTACAGGGACGGCGAGGGAAAAGTGACCCGCCACATCGGCGTCTACCAGGATCTGAGCGAGCTCCACCGGAGCCGGAACCTGCTGCAGCACGAGGTGAACCACGACGGCCTGACGGGCCTGCCCAACCGCTTCCTTTTCCATGACAGGCTCTCCCTCGCCCTCTCAAGGGCCCGGGAGAAGCGGCGTATCCTCTCGGTGGTCATGATCGGCCTGGACCGGTTCGGCGCAGTGAACAAAACCCTGGGCTACCCTGTGGGGGACGGGCTGCTCCAGGAAGCGGGGAAGAGGCTCGCCGGTGCGGCCGCCGAACCCGGTGCCGTCGCCCGCTTCGGCGGGGACGAGTTCGTCGTCCTGCTCACCGGGGGAGGCACCTATTCCTCCTGCCTCCGGACGGTGGAACGGATGCTCGCGGCTCTCAGGAACACCTTTTCCGTGGGGGACCATTCCTGCAGGATCACCGCCAGCGCCGGAGTCACGTTTTTTCCCCGGGACGGGGAATCCCCGGAGGAACTTCTCCAGAACGCATCCCTCTCCATGGAGCGGGCCAAGCGGGAAGGGGGGAACACCTGGAGGCTGTTCACCGAAGACCTCGACAGGAAAGTCCAGCACAGGATGCGCCTCGAAGCCGACCTTCGGAGGGGATTCGACGCCGGGGAGTTCCACCTTTTCTACCAGCCCAGGATCAGCCTGGAAGAACGAAAAACCGTGGGGCTGGAGGCCCTGCTCCGCTGGACTTCGGGGGACGGGACCATGATCCCTCCCGACGCCTTCATCCCCCTGGCGGAGGAAATCGGTGAAATCCGCGCCCTCGGCGCTTTCGCCCTTGAAAAGGTCTGCCTCCAGTGGGTGGAGTGGTCCGCCCGGGGCATGGAAATTCCCGTGGCGGTAAACCTCTCGGCGAAACAGATATCGTCGCAGTCTTTCGTGAGAGATGTCCTGGAAACCGTTGACCGGACGGGCATGAACCCCTACCTCCTCCAGTTCGAGATCACCGAGTCCGCCTTCATGGAGGACCCGGACCACGCCCAGGAAGTCATGGCGGAGCTGGGAGCGAAGGGGATCCGCTTCTCCCTGGACGACTTCGGCACGGGTTTCTCCTCCCTCTCGAAGCTCCGCATGCTGCCCATATCGGAACTCAAGATCGACCGATCCTTCATACTGGACATGGAAAGCGAAAAAACCAGGGGTGTGGTCTCCACCATGATCCATCTCGCCGGAAGCCTGGGGATGGAACTGACCTTCGAAGGCGTGGAAACCAGGGAACAGCTCGAAAAGCTGAGAAGCCTCATTCCCGGGGGGATGTCGGCTTCCATCCAGGGCTACCTCTTCTCCCGGCCCCTGCCGCCGGAGCGGATTCCCCAGTTCCTCGCCTCGGAGCTTCCGGACGTTTTCTGA
- a CDS encoding glucan biosynthesis protein, with translation MLPCIQHHRPYRQIAVAAFLAAAFCLLPACSRASEEPPPARAAALPFSFDDVKNKAEELASRPFEDPEGQVPDFLLNISYDQWRKIRFRPSEALWRDEGLPFEVQFFHPGLFYNRLVAVNIVDRGQAAKIPFSPSAFEYGDEEFAAKVAGTPLDFAGFRIHYNLNTGKYKDEVAVFLGATYFRAVARDVQYGLSARGLAVDTALQSGEEFPYFREFWIEKPGEDSDSITVHALLDSPSLAGACTFTITPGKETAMDTECVLFLRKDVQKLGIAPLTSMFLYGETENGRQGDYRPEVHDSDGLLVHTGSGEWIWRPLANPERLAVVPFPLENPAGFGLMQRDWVFDHYQDLEARYERRPSLWIEPLGNWGPGRVELVEIPSELEIHDNMVAYWVPEKMAEKGPDGRPVSDVRKYPRKMSFAYRMRWLNPRETLHTIGRAAATRIAAGPRDGSLRFILDFEGGELENLPADAGLTSVVTLDEGARLLEKQLHKNEATGGWRLVLTVAVEPEGAFKTLFPTAPARPLIRLSALLKKGENLPEPLTETWTYDIRP, from the coding sequence GTGCTTCCCTGCATCCAGCACCACCGCCCATACCGTCAGATAGCCGTCGCCGCGTTCCTCGCGGCGGCGTTTTGCTTGCTTCCCGCCTGCTCCCGGGCATCTGAGGAGCCTCCACCCGCCCGGGCGGCGGCTCTGCCCTTCTCCTTCGACGATGTGAAGAACAAGGCTGAAGAACTGGCATCCCGCCCTTTCGAGGACCCGGAGGGTCAGGTTCCCGATTTTCTTCTGAACATCAGCTACGACCAGTGGCGGAAAATCCGGTTCCGACCTTCGGAAGCTCTGTGGAGGGACGAAGGTCTGCCCTTCGAAGTGCAGTTTTTCCATCCCGGCCTTTTCTACAACCGCCTGGTGGCCGTCAACATCGTTGACCGCGGCCAGGCGGCCAAAATCCCCTTCTCTCCGTCCGCCTTCGAATACGGGGATGAGGAATTCGCCGCGAAGGTCGCCGGGACGCCCCTTGATTTCGCCGGTTTCCGCATCCACTACAACCTGAACACCGGAAAGTACAAGGACGAGGTCGCCGTCTTCCTCGGGGCCACCTACTTCCGTGCCGTGGCCCGGGACGTGCAGTACGGCCTGTCGGCCAGGGGGCTTGCCGTGGACACGGCCCTCCAGTCCGGGGAGGAATTTCCCTACTTTCGGGAATTCTGGATTGAAAAGCCCGGGGAGGACAGCGATTCCATCACCGTCCACGCCCTCCTCGACAGTCCGAGCCTCGCAGGAGCCTGCACCTTCACCATCACTCCGGGAAAAGAGACGGCCATGGACACCGAGTGCGTCCTTTTCCTGAGGAAGGACGTCCAGAAGCTGGGCATCGCCCCCCTGACGAGCATGTTCCTCTACGGGGAGACGGAAAACGGCCGGCAGGGGGATTATCGCCCCGAGGTCCACGATTCCGACGGCCTCCTGGTCCATACAGGGTCGGGGGAATGGATCTGGCGTCCCCTGGCCAATCCGGAGCGCCTCGCCGTGGTGCCCTTTCCTCTGGAAAATCCCGCCGGTTTCGGCCTGATGCAGCGTGACTGGGTTTTCGACCATTACCAGGACCTGGAGGCCCGGTACGAACGGCGCCCCTCCCTCTGGATAGAGCCCCTGGGGAACTGGGGACCGGGACGGGTGGAACTGGTGGAAATTCCTTCGGAACTGGAGATCCACGACAATATGGTGGCCTACTGGGTTCCCGAAAAAATGGCGGAGAAGGGTCCTGACGGCCGGCCCGTCAGCGACGTCCGGAAATACCCCCGGAAGATGTCCTTCGCCTACCGGATGCGGTGGCTGAATCCCAGGGAAACCCTCCACACCATTGGAAGGGCGGCGGCGACCCGGATTGCCGCAGGCCCCCGGGACGGAAGCCTTCGCTTCATCCTGGATTTCGAGGGAGGAGAGCTGGAGAACCTGCCGGCAGACGCCGGGCTGACAAGCGTGGTCACCCTGGACGAGGGGGCCAGGCTTCTGGAGAAACAGCTTCACAAGAACGAAGCCACAGGGGGATGGCGGCTCGTCCTCACCGTCGCCGTAGAACCGGAAGGGGCATTCAAGACCCTCTTCCCCACGGCCCCGGCGCGGCCCCTCATTCGCCTTTCCGCCCTGCTGAAAAAGGGAGAGAACCTCCCCGAGCCTCTCACGGAGACGTGGACCTATGACATCCGCCCCTGA
- the mdoH gene encoding glucans biosynthesis glucosyltransferase MdoH → MRDAPIPNPAWNRAASWRRILLIALVLLPTIAASRTMAALLPSRGGTALELLLVVVFAVLFAWISVGFWTASMGFVLLLFKNNRFSVSRACEGMDLTIADKSARTAVLIPIYNEDVRRVLAGLRTVYTSLGKTGSSDRFDFFLLSDTTDPDIWVAEEEGWHRFCREENASGRVFYRRRSSNSRRKSGNVADFCRRWGKNYRYMIVFDADSIMAGTTMVRMVQIMEARPDMGILQTPPAGVNRETLIARAQQFANHVYGPMFAAGLHFWQLGDAQYWGHNAIIRTEPFMKHCQVPRLPGKGPLAGDILSHDFVEAALMRRAGYGVWLAYDLGGSWEETPPTLLDELKRDRRWCQGNLQHTRLLFTRGFFPAHRALFLNGILSYGSALLWLAFLLLSSAQAVAEVFFEPVYFTGTKTLFPQWPVWHPHWALTLLGSTAVLLFLPKLFSMVLILLKDPSARSFGGRANLASGILLEVGLSTLLAPVRMIFHSLFVAATLLGKSVGWGTQSRDDRGSSWSEAVSAHWWGTLFGALWGALVYLANPSFFPWISPIVVSLVLSGPLSVFTSRASLGRAFRNAGLLLIPEEVELPAELAALEENLRRPEPYSPFAIPGREGFLRAVTEPLVHALHTSLLLRYRKGAPAAEAAQEHLVEKALAGGPGSLTAGEKMKLLKDPRHLAELHRRVWELEDREAAALWGLVLPPAGRG, encoded by the coding sequence ATGCGTGACGCCCCGATACCCAATCCTGCATGGAACCGCGCCGCCAGCTGGCGGCGCATCCTCCTTATCGCCCTGGTTCTCCTGCCCACGATCGCAGCCTCCCGGACCATGGCGGCCCTGCTGCCGTCCCGGGGCGGCACGGCCCTGGAACTCCTCCTCGTCGTTGTGTTCGCCGTGCTGTTCGCCTGGATTTCCGTAGGCTTCTGGACGGCCTCCATGGGCTTCGTCCTCCTGCTGTTCAAAAACAACCGGTTCTCCGTCTCCCGGGCCTGCGAGGGGATGGACTTGACCATCGCGGACAAGAGTGCCCGGACCGCCGTCCTCATTCCCATCTACAACGAGGACGTCAGGCGTGTGCTGGCGGGGCTCCGCACCGTCTATACGTCCCTCGGGAAAACCGGCTCCTCCGACCGGTTCGACTTCTTTCTGCTGAGCGACACCACAGACCCCGACATCTGGGTAGCGGAGGAGGAAGGGTGGCACCGGTTCTGCCGGGAGGAAAACGCCTCGGGACGGGTATTCTACCGCAGGCGCTCCAGCAACTCCCGGCGGAAGAGCGGGAACGTGGCAGACTTCTGCCGCCGGTGGGGAAAGAACTACCGCTACATGATCGTCTTCGACGCCGACAGCATCATGGCAGGAACCACCATGGTCCGCATGGTGCAGATCATGGAGGCCCGGCCGGACATGGGCATTCTCCAGACGCCTCCCGCCGGAGTGAACAGGGAAACCCTCATCGCCCGGGCCCAGCAGTTCGCAAACCACGTCTACGGCCCCATGTTCGCCGCAGGCCTCCATTTCTGGCAGCTGGGCGACGCCCAGTACTGGGGGCACAACGCCATCATCCGGACGGAGCCCTTCATGAAGCACTGCCAGGTGCCCCGCCTTCCGGGAAAGGGCCCCCTGGCGGGCGACATCCTCAGCCACGATTTCGTGGAGGCCGCCCTCATGCGGCGGGCGGGCTACGGCGTCTGGCTGGCCTACGACCTCGGCGGAAGCTGGGAGGAAACCCCGCCCACCCTTCTGGACGAGCTGAAGCGGGACCGCCGGTGGTGCCAGGGCAACCTCCAGCACACGCGTCTGCTCTTCACCAGGGGCTTCTTCCCGGCCCACCGGGCCCTGTTCCTGAACGGAATCCTCTCCTACGGCTCCGCCCTCCTGTGGCTGGCCTTCTTGCTGCTGAGCTCCGCCCAGGCCGTGGCGGAAGTCTTCTTCGAGCCGGTGTACTTCACCGGAACGAAGACCCTCTTTCCCCAGTGGCCCGTGTGGCACCCCCACTGGGCGCTCACCCTTCTCGGCTCCACGGCGGTGCTGCTGTTCCTCCCCAAGCTTTTCAGCATGGTCCTGATACTGCTGAAGGATCCCTCGGCGCGCTCTTTCGGCGGCAGGGCGAACCTCGCCTCGGGCATCCTGCTGGAAGTGGGGCTCTCCACCCTCCTCGCCCCGGTGAGAATGATCTTCCACAGTCTCTTCGTGGCCGCCACCCTCCTGGGAAAAAGCGTGGGGTGGGGCACCCAGTCCCGGGACGACCGGGGGTCATCCTGGAGCGAGGCGGTTTCCGCCCACTGGTGGGGAACCCTCTTCGGAGCCCTCTGGGGAGCTCTGGTCTACCTGGCCAACCCGTCCTTCTTCCCGTGGATCTCCCCCATCGTGGTCTCGCTGGTCCTCTCGGGGCCCCTCTCGGTCTTCACGAGCCGGGCATCCCTCGGGAGAGCCTTCCGGAACGCCGGGCTGCTTCTCATCCCGGAAGAGGTGGAACTTCCCGCCGAACTCGCCGCCCTGGAGGAAAATCTCAGGCGGCCGGAGCCCTATTCACCCTTCGCCATCCCGGGGAGAGAGGGCTTTCTCCGGGCGGTGACGGAGCCCCTGGTCCATGCCCTCCACACCTCTCTGCTGCTGCGCTACAGAAAGGGCGCTCCCGCAGCGGAGGCGGCGCAGGAGCACCTGGTGGAAAAGGCCCTTGCCGGAGGCCCCGGCAGCCTCACCGCAGGGGAAAAGATGAAGCTCCTGAAGGACCCCCGCCACCTGGCGGAACTCCACCGCCGGGTCTGGGAACTGGAGGACCGGGAGGCGGCAGCCCTCTGGGGGCTGGTCCTGCCCCCCGCCGGTCGGGGATAG
- the mdoH gene encoding glucans biosynthesis glucosyltransferase MdoH, whose product MADGGPVPAWRRTGSRRRLLLLLIVLIPTVISSNTMARLLPDRGSILLDTFLVAVFTTLFAWISVGFWTSIAGLVILLTKKDAYRVSRACDGLGLTIADGAARTAILIPIYNEEVQRVIAGLRTTYASVRATGSLDRFDFFLLSDTTDPDVWVEEEEAWHRFCSEEDAFGRVFYRKRTSNTKRKSGNVADFCRRWGKSYRYMAVFDADSIMSGETLVRLVQIMEARPDIGILQTPPKAVNRETLIARVQQFANHVYGPLLAAGLHFWQLGDAQYCGHNALIRVEPFMKHCELPRLPGKGPLSGDILSHDYVESALMCRAGYGIWLTYDLRGSWEETPPTLIDELKRDRRWCQGNLQHTRLLFTRGFFPAHRALFINGILSYGSALLWLAFLTVNSAQAISEVLFEPVYMPILRKFLPELPVWRPHWAISLLGSTTLLLFLPKFLGAFPILLADFKARLYGGKIRLFLSILLEVVLSMILTPIRMVFHSLFVVSTLLGKSVGWGAQSRDDRGTTWREALRAHWWGTLLGIGWGAVVYWITPSFFWWISPITFSLALSIPISVVTGRAGVGRLFRKAGLFLIPEEVELPPELQALEDNLLRPEPYFPFFFSRKKGFLRAVVDPLVHSLHTSLLLRFRRGAPSRERARDRIVEKALVSGPDALNRKEKTALLRAPHHLRELHRKVWRLGDEQAAARWGLVPPEKK is encoded by the coding sequence ATGGCTGACGGCGGACCCGTTCCGGCCTGGAGGCGCACGGGCAGCAGGCGGCGCCTTCTGCTGCTCCTGATCGTCCTCATCCCGACCGTCATCTCCAGCAACACCATGGCCAGGCTCCTGCCCGACCGGGGCAGCATCCTGCTGGACACGTTCCTCGTGGCGGTGTTCACCACCCTCTTCGCCTGGATTTCCGTGGGCTTCTGGACCTCCATCGCGGGACTGGTCATCCTGCTGACCAAAAAGGACGCCTACCGGGTCTCCAGGGCCTGCGACGGCCTCGGCCTCACCATCGCCGACGGAGCGGCCCGGACGGCCATTCTCATCCCCATCTACAACGAAGAGGTACAGCGTGTCATCGCCGGACTGCGGACGACCTACGCTTCCGTCCGGGCGACGGGCTCCCTGGACCGGTTCGACTTCTTCCTGCTGAGCGACACCACCGATCCCGACGTCTGGGTGGAGGAAGAGGAAGCCTGGCACAGGTTCTGCTCTGAGGAAGACGCCTTCGGGCGGGTCTTCTACCGGAAGCGGACAAGCAACACCAAGCGGAAGAGCGGCAACGTGGCCGACTTCTGCCGCCGGTGGGGCAAAAGCTACCGGTACATGGCCGTCTTCGACGCGGACAGCATCATGAGCGGCGAGACCCTGGTGCGGCTGGTGCAGATCATGGAGGCCCGGCCGGACATCGGCATCCTCCAGACGCCTCCCAAGGCGGTGAACCGGGAGACGCTCATCGCCCGGGTGCAGCAGTTCGCCAACCACGTCTACGGCCCCCTGCTGGCCGCGGGGCTCCATTTCTGGCAGCTCGGCGACGCCCAGTACTGCGGCCATAACGCCCTTATCCGGGTGGAACCCTTCATGAAGCACTGCGAGCTTCCCCGCCTTCCCGGCAAAGGCCCCCTGAGCGGCGACATCCTCAGCCACGACTACGTGGAATCGGCCCTCATGTGCCGGGCCGGGTACGGCATCTGGCTCACCTACGACCTCAGGGGAAGCTGGGAGGAAACGCCTCCCACCCTCATCGACGAACTCAAGCGGGACCGCCGGTGGTGCCAGGGCAACCTCCAGCACACCCGCCTGCTCTTCACCCGGGGCTTCTTCCCGGCCCACCGGGCCCTGTTCATCAACGGCATCCTCTCCTACGGCTCGGCCCTTCTCTGGCTGGCCTTCCTGACGGTCAACTCCGCCCAGGCCATATCGGAAGTCCTCTTCGAGCCGGTGTACATGCCCATTCTCCGGAAATTCCTTCCCGAGCTGCCTGTCTGGCGCCCCCACTGGGCCATCTCGCTGCTGGGGTCCACCACTCTCCTCCTCTTCCTGCCGAAATTTCTCGGCGCTTTTCCCATCCTCCTCGCCGATTTCAAGGCCAGGCTCTACGGAGGGAAAATCCGCCTTTTCCTGAGCATTCTCCTCGAGGTGGTTTTGTCCATGATCCTCACCCCCATCCGGATGGTCTTCCACAGCCTCTTCGTAGTGTCCACCCTCCTGGGAAAAAGCGTGGGGTGGGGAGCCCAGTCCCGGGACGACCGGGGAACCACCTGGAGGGAAGCCCTCCGGGCACACTGGTGGGGCACCCTTCTCGGCATCGGCTGGGGCGCGGTGGTCTACTGGATCACCCCGTCCTTTTTCTGGTGGATCTCCCCCATCACCTTCTCCCTGGCCCTCTCAATCCCCATCTCCGTCGTCACCGGACGGGCCGGTGTGGGACGGCTGTTCCGGAAAGCGGGGCTCTTCCTCATCCCCGAGGAGGTGGAGCTGCCCCCCGAACTGCAGGCCCTGGAGGACAATCTCCTGCGGCCGGAGCCCTACTTCCCCTTCTTCTTCTCCCGGAAAAAGGGTTTTCTCCGGGCAGTGGTGGATCCCCTGGTCCACAGCCTCCACACGTCCCTGCTGCTCCGGTTCCGGAGGGGAGCTCCTTCCCGGGAACGGGCCCGGGACAGGATCGTGGAAAAGGCCCTGGTTTCGGGACCTGACGCCCTGAACCGGAAGGAGAAGACGGCTCTTCTCCGGGCCCCGCACCACCTGCGGGAACTCCACAGGAAGGTGTGGCGTCTCGGCGACGAACAGGCCGCCGCCCGGTGGGGCCTGGTTCCTCCCGAAAAGAAATAG
- a CDS encoding tetratricopeptide repeat protein, which translates to MEDTPRRFSRPPLVLFSALAVLSAVSFSLPAEAAPTFSSKSSAVISIPAASPPLSALPAPAAAGDELSFAEVLAEAESGDPEMGFLAGLGYDRGERGAPEDHLQAAYWYERSAAGGNPMARAMLAYHYHTGYGRRVDRRRALILWRDALPGLVLEYRKGNFYASLILDLFYYRDRDRWHPRGYAPRHPLPPRRHYSDYLRRAPFPPRYRHHDYRRTPPGHRWGPPVHPGHPPVHYGPPKGGPGHPPQYGPPPKGPGDPGKDKPKAPPPKHGPPPKHGKKK; encoded by the coding sequence ATGGAAGATACGCCGCGCCGTTTCAGCCGTCCGCCCCTGGTCCTGTTTTCAGCCCTTGCCGTCCTGTCTGCGGTATCCTTCTCTCTTCCTGCCGAAGCAGCCCCCACGTTTTCGTCGAAGAGTTCGGCCGTCATTTCCATTCCGGCGGCTTCCCCGCCGCTGTCTGCTCTCCCCGCCCCCGCAGCAGCGGGTGACGAGCTTTCCTTCGCCGAAGTCCTGGCGGAAGCGGAAAGCGGAGACCCCGAAATGGGATTTCTCGCAGGTCTCGGCTATGACAGGGGCGAAAGGGGCGCCCCGGAAGACCATCTCCAGGCGGCCTACTGGTACGAACGGAGCGCCGCGGGGGGAAACCCCATGGCCCGGGCCATGCTGGCCTACCATTACCACACCGGATACGGCCGGAGGGTGGACAGAAGGAGAGCCCTCATCCTCTGGAGAGACGCCCTTCCCGGACTGGTGCTGGAATACAGGAAAGGAAACTTCTACGCTTCCCTCATCCTCGACCTCTTTTACTACAGGGACCGGGACAGGTGGCATCCCAGGGGGTACGCCCCCCGTCATCCCCTTCCCCCGAGGAGGCATTACTCCGACTACCTGCGGAGGGCTCCATTCCCGCCCAGGTACAGACATCACGACTACCGGAGAACTCCTCCCGGGCACAGGTGGGGCCCTCCCGTACATCCGGGCCATCCTCCCGTCCACTACGGCCCGCCGAAGGGCGGCCCAGGCCATCCGCCGCAGTACGGGCCTCCCCCGAAAGGCCCGGGCGATCCGGGGAAGGATAAGCCGAAGGCACCGCCGCCCAAGCACGGACCTCCGCCGAAACACGGAAAGAAGAAATAG
- the nudC gene encoding NAD(+) diphosphatase: protein MTFSRPGGEWLLFQKDLLLVKSKSPLSLPPSEDEPLFADRLTVTGVLPPTRGSFPWGEYPGDDAPPPGYEAVGLRELWALGGEPLFHAAGTAFQMMDWKRNSRFCPRCGASMNLADSDRAYGCAECGYMAYPILSPAVIVAVTRDNSLLLARSPHFPKGRYSVLAGFVEPGESLEETVEREIFEEVGIRVKNIAYFGSQPWPFPHSLMLGFTAEWAGGELTPDGKEIEDAGWFTPSTMPEIPPSISISRRLIEHWLAGRTK from the coding sequence ATGACGTTCTCCCGCCCTGGAGGCGAATGGCTGCTCTTTCAGAAGGATCTTTTGCTGGTCAAATCGAAATCCCCCCTCTCTCTCCCGCCGTCGGAGGACGAGCCTCTCTTCGCGGACCGGCTCACGGTCACCGGCGTCCTTCCTCCGACACGGGGAAGCTTTCCCTGGGGGGAATACCCGGGCGATGATGCGCCGCCCCCGGGGTATGAGGCGGTGGGCCTGCGGGAACTGTGGGCCCTCGGTGGAGAACCCCTGTTCCACGCGGCGGGCACGGCCTTCCAGATGATGGACTGGAAGCGGAACAGCCGGTTCTGCCCGCGGTGCGGCGCCTCCATGAACCTCGCGGACAGCGATCGGGCCTACGGCTGCGCGGAATGCGGCTACATGGCCTATCCCATCCTCAGTCCCGCGGTCATCGTGGCGGTGACCAGGGACAACAGCCTCCTCCTGGCACGGAGCCCCCACTTTCCCAAGGGACGGTACAGCGTCCTCGCCGGGTTCGTGGAGCCGGGAGAGAGCCTCGAGGAGACCGTGGAGCGGGAAATCTTCGAGGAAGTGGGCATCCGGGTGAAGAACATCGCCTATTTCGGAAGCCAGCCCTGGCCCTTTCCCCACTCTCTCATGCTCGGCTTCACGGCCGAATGGGCGGGGGGCGAGCTGACCCCCGACGGCAAGGAAATCGAGGATGCCGGGTGGTTCACTCCCTCGACCATGCCCGAAATTCCGCCGTCCATCAGCATATCCAGAAGGCTTATCGAACACTGGCTCGCCGGGAGGACAAAATAG